In Streptomyces sp. NBC_00569, a single genomic region encodes these proteins:
- the icmF gene encoding fused isobutyryl-CoA mutase/GTPase IcmF, whose amino-acid sequence MSAGDAAARPYRAQHPVRFVTASSLFDGHDASINIMRRILQAQGAEVIHLGHNRSVSEVVDAALEEDVQGVAVSSYQGGHIEYFEYLVESLRERGAGRVRVFGGGGGVIVPQEIERLSRAGVRIFSPEDGQRLGLVGMIRAMIEECDTAPWEEAPAEIGRVLAGERQALARLLSGAAAGTVPAADLRALEKAAGARPVPVLGITGTGGSGKSSLTDELVRRLRTDQRDAPRVAVLAVDPTRRRGGGALLGDRIRMNSLDGDRVFFRSLATRGSSELPEGLAESITACKAAGYDLVIIETPGIGQGDAAIVPYADVSLYVMTPEFGAASQLEKIDMLDFADVVAINKFERRGAADAMRDVGRQLVRNREAFSSRPDEMPVFGTSAATFNDDGVTALYQHLRTLLGERGMPVRPGALPAVAVRHSSGAAQIVPPSRARYLSDIAEAVRTYHARTSDQAEAARRVQQLTSVRAELVGAHASASDVDRLLGEARERLGEDARSALEQWPRTVQAYSGDELVFTVRGRELRTGLVRESLSGSRIPRVALPRYTDHGELLRFLREENLPGSFPFTAGVFPFKREGEDPARMFAGEGDPFRTNRRFKLLSEGGEATRLSTAFDSVTLYGRDPDPRPDVYGKVGTSGVSVATLDDMKALYDGFDLVAPTTSVSMTINGPAPTILAFFLNTAIDQRLDAYAAEHGHAPGPEQDREIRAEVLRTVRGTVQADILKEDQGQNTCLFSTEFSLRMMGDIQAWFIEQDVRNFYSVSISGYHIAEAGANPISQLAFTLANGFTYVESYLARGMDIDDFAPNLSFFFSNGMDPEYSVLGRVARRIWAVAMRDRYGANERSQKLKYHVQTSGRSLHAQEMDFNDIRTTLQALIAIYDNCNSLHTNAFDEAVTTPTEDSVRRALAIQLIINREWGLAMNENPLQGSYIIDELTDLLEEAVLTEFERISERGGVLGAMETGYQRGRIQDESLLYEERKHDGSLPIIGVNTFRAPRAEEGQGAPVVELARATEQEKQSQLDRVHDFQVRHEDLARAALAELKRAAADGENVFAVLMDAARVCSLQQITEAFFEVGGAYRRNV is encoded by the coding sequence ATGTCCGCCGGTGACGCGGCGGCGCGGCCGTACCGCGCTCAGCATCCCGTCCGCTTCGTGACCGCCTCGAGCCTCTTCGACGGCCATGACGCGTCGATCAACATCATGCGGCGCATCCTGCAGGCCCAGGGCGCGGAGGTGATCCACCTCGGGCACAACCGTTCGGTGAGCGAGGTCGTGGACGCCGCCCTGGAGGAGGACGTCCAGGGGGTGGCCGTCAGCTCCTATCAAGGCGGCCACATCGAATACTTCGAGTACCTCGTCGAGTCGCTGCGGGAGCGCGGCGCCGGACGGGTGCGCGTCTTCGGCGGGGGCGGCGGCGTGATCGTGCCGCAGGAGATCGAGCGTCTCTCGCGGGCGGGCGTACGGATCTTCTCGCCCGAGGACGGGCAGCGGCTCGGCCTGGTCGGCATGATCCGGGCGATGATCGAGGAGTGCGACACCGCCCCGTGGGAGGAGGCGCCCGCCGAGATCGGCCGGGTGCTGGCCGGTGAGCGCCAGGCACTGGCCCGGCTGTTGTCCGGGGCAGCCGCCGGTACCGTGCCCGCCGCGGATCTGCGCGCGCTCGAGAAGGCGGCCGGGGCGCGGCCGGTGCCGGTGCTCGGCATCACCGGCACCGGCGGATCCGGCAAGTCCTCGCTGACCGACGAGCTCGTCCGCAGGCTCCGCACCGACCAGCGGGACGCGCCGCGGGTGGCGGTCCTCGCCGTGGACCCCACCCGGCGCCGGGGCGGCGGCGCCCTGCTCGGCGACCGCATCCGCATGAACTCCCTCGACGGCGACCGGGTCTTCTTCCGCTCGCTGGCCACGCGGGGCAGCAGTGAACTCCCCGAAGGTCTGGCAGAGTCGATCACGGCCTGCAAGGCGGCCGGCTACGACCTGGTCATCATCGAGACGCCCGGCATCGGCCAGGGCGACGCGGCGATCGTGCCCTACGCGGATGTGTCGCTGTACGTCATGACGCCCGAGTTCGGCGCCGCCTCTCAGCTCGAGAAGATCGACATGCTCGACTTCGCGGACGTCGTCGCCATCAACAAGTTCGAGCGGCGTGGCGCGGCGGACGCGATGCGCGACGTCGGACGCCAACTCGTGCGCAACCGAGAGGCGTTCAGCTCCCGCCCCGACGAGATGCCGGTCTTCGGCACCAGTGCCGCGACCTTCAACGACGACGGCGTCACCGCGCTCTACCAGCATCTGCGCACCCTGCTCGGCGAGCGGGGCATGCCGGTCCGCCCCGGCGCGCTGCCCGCGGTGGCGGTCCGCCATTCCAGTGGTGCGGCCCAGATCGTGCCCCCGTCGCGGGCGCGCTATCTGTCCGACATCGCCGAGGCGGTGCGTACGTACCATGCGCGCACCAGTGACCAGGCCGAGGCGGCCCGACGGGTTCAGCAACTGACTTCGGTGCGCGCGGAGTTGGTTGGTGCGCACGCTTCGGCCTCCGACGTCGACCGGTTGCTCGGCGAGGCACGGGAGCGGTTGGGCGAGGATGCCCGGAGTGCGCTGGAGCAGTGGCCGCGCACCGTGCAGGCCTACAGCGGCGACGAGTTGGTGTTCACCGTCCGCGGCCGGGAGCTGCGCACCGGCCTTGTGCGAGAGTCGCTGTCGGGCAGCCGGATACCGCGCGTGGCGCTGCCGCGGTACACGGACCACGGGGAGCTGTTGCGATTCCTGCGGGAGGAGAACCTGCCGGGCTCGTTCCCCTTCACGGCCGGGGTGTTCCCCTTCAAGCGGGAGGGCGAGGACCCGGCGCGGATGTTCGCCGGCGAGGGCGATCCGTTCCGTACCAACCGCCGGTTCAAGCTGCTGTCCGAGGGTGGCGAGGCGACCCGCCTGTCCACGGCCTTCGACTCCGTCACGCTGTACGGCCGCGACCCCGATCCGCGCCCCGACGTCTACGGCAAGGTCGGCACCTCGGGAGTCTCGGTGGCAACACTGGACGACATGAAGGCGCTGTACGACGGGTTCGACCTGGTCGCACCGACCACGTCCGTGTCGATGACGATCAACGGCCCGGCGCCCACGATCCTCGCGTTCTTCCTCAACACCGCCATCGACCAGAGGCTCGACGCATACGCCGCCGAGCATGGCCACGCGCCCGGACCCGAGCAGGACCGGGAGATCCGGGCCGAGGTGCTCCGCACTGTGCGCGGCACCGTACAGGCCGACATCCTCAAGGAGGACCAGGGCCAGAACACCTGCTTGTTCTCGACGGAGTTCAGCCTGCGCATGATGGGTGACATCCAGGCGTGGTTCATCGAGCAGGACGTCCGCAACTTCTACTCCGTGTCCATCTCGGGCTATCACATCGCCGAGGCCGGGGCGAACCCGATCAGCCAGCTCGCCTTCACGCTCGCCAACGGGTTCACGTACGTCGAGTCGTACCTGGCGCGCGGGATGGACATCGACGACTTCGCGCCGAACCTGTCGTTCTTCTTCTCCAACGGCATGGATCCGGAGTACTCGGTGCTCGGCCGGGTGGCCCGGCGCATCTGGGCCGTCGCCATGCGCGACCGGTACGGGGCGAACGAGCGCAGCCAGAAGCTCAAGTACCACGTGCAGACCTCCGGCCGCTCCCTGCACGCCCAGGAGATGGACTTCAACGACATCCGCACCACCTTGCAAGCCCTCATCGCGATCTACGACAACTGCAACAGCCTGCACACCAACGCCTTCGACGAGGCGGTCACCACCCCCACCGAGGACTCCGTCCGACGGGCACTCGCCATCCAGCTGATCATCAACCGCGAGTGGGGCCTGGCGATGAACGAGAACCCACTGCAGGGCTCGTACATCATCGACGAACTCACCGATCTCCTGGAGGAGGCGGTGCTCACGGAGTTCGAGCGGATCAGTGAGCGGGGCGGGGTGCTCGGCGCGATGGAGACCGGCTACCAACGCGGCCGTATCCAGGACGAGTCGCTGCTCTACGAGGAGCGCAAGCACGACGGGTCCCTGCCGATCATCGGCGTCAACACCTTCCGCGCCCCCCGTGCCGAGGAAGGGCAGGGCGCGCCCGTCGTCGAACTGGCCCGCGCCACCGAGCAGGAGAAGCAGTCCCAGCTCGACCGCGTCCATGACTTCCAGGTTCGCCACGAGGACCTGGCCCGCGCCGCCCTCGCCGAGCTCAAGCGGGCCGCGGCCGACGGGGAGAACGTCTTCGCCGTGCTGATGGACGCCGCGCGGGTCTGTTCGCTCCAGCAGATCACCGAGGCCTTCTTCGAGGTGGGCGGGGCGTACCGGCGCAACGTCTGA
- a CDS encoding 2,3-butanediol dehydrogenase → MLAARLYGTKDLRIEEMREPEPGPGEVKIRVAHAGICGTDLHEYFETPRATHEPNPLTGATLPQTLGHEFAGTVVACGDGVDRVAPGDRVCVRPIRTCGVCPRCTAGLSHLCTALAAIGVTAPGGGLAQYVVVPAGAAVSLPDGLSLEQGALVEPMAVGLNAVERAHVPWGGSALVTGAGAVGMGVLFALKAHGVHDVTVVEPSPARRAAAERHGARVLDPAAIDVAEEVMRHTRGRGVDAAVECSGRPEALDAAIRSVAAQAPVVMVALYSGPVAVDASVVRLAELALLGAEAYPDGVFERVIEYMAAGRYPTDGWLDHIPLADAVAGLHDVRDGRCVKVLVDIPSTHS, encoded by the coding sequence ATGCTCGCCGCCAGGCTGTACGGAACGAAGGATCTGCGGATCGAGGAGATGCGCGAGCCCGAGCCGGGCCCCGGCGAGGTGAAGATCCGCGTGGCTCACGCGGGGATCTGCGGCACGGATCTGCACGAGTACTTCGAGACGCCCCGCGCCACGCACGAGCCCAACCCGCTGACCGGTGCCACCCTGCCGCAGACCTTGGGGCACGAGTTCGCCGGGACGGTCGTGGCCTGCGGTGACGGGGTCGACCGGGTCGCGCCCGGCGACCGTGTCTGCGTCCGGCCGATCCGAACCTGCGGCGTCTGCCCGCGCTGCACGGCGGGCCTGTCCCACCTGTGCACGGCGCTGGCGGCGATCGGGGTGACCGCTCCCGGCGGCGGACTCGCGCAGTACGTGGTCGTGCCGGCCGGTGCGGCGGTGTCGCTGCCGGACGGCCTGTCGCTGGAGCAGGGCGCTCTGGTGGAGCCCATGGCGGTGGGTCTGAACGCCGTCGAGCGGGCCCATGTCCCGTGGGGTGGCAGCGCGTTGGTGACCGGAGCGGGTGCGGTCGGCATGGGGGTGCTGTTCGCGCTGAAGGCGCACGGGGTCCATGACGTGACCGTGGTGGAACCCTCGCCGGCCCGGCGTGCCGCGGCCGAACGGCACGGCGCCCGTGTGCTCGATCCCGCCGCGATCGATGTGGCCGAGGAGGTGATGCGGCACACCCGAGGCCGCGGCGTGGACGCGGCCGTCGAGTGCTCGGGCCGGCCGGAGGCGCTGGATGCCGCGATCCGGTCGGTGGCCGCCCAGGCGCCCGTCGTGATGGTGGCCCTGTACTCGGGCCCGGTCGCGGTCGACGCCTCCGTCGTCCGCTTGGCCGAACTGGCCCTGCTCGGCGCCGAGGCCTATCCCGACGGCGTCTTCGAGCGGGTCATCGAGTACATGGCTGCCGGGCGCTACCCGACGGACGGCTGGCTCGACCACATCCCGCTCGCCGACGCCGTCGCGGGGCTGCACGACGTCCGGGACGGGCGGTGCGTCAAGGTCCTCGTCGACATCCCGTCAACCCACTCCTGA
- a CDS encoding enoyl-CoA hydratase/isomerase family protein — protein sequence MAVEDEIQFERDGHVARVWLNRPWKKNCVTVPILDRLDEIITEVDEDPELRVLVFRGRGGTFCSGFDLDSLKADFVGKSNAIDVAVKSAKVCDRLYSMKTPSVAVLEGYVTAGGFEIMISCDFAIAADDAKIGDFHIRRALFGGAGPIYRVPRMIGIRKTKELMLTGKLLSGVEATEFGLINDHAPTEQLDERVEEFISHLTDKSPFTMWLTKMTIDRSLDADTQSLMVMEHLAVGVALNSEDAAEGVSAFLEKRDPKWQGR from the coding sequence ATGGCAGTGGAAGACGAGATCCAGTTCGAGCGTGACGGCCACGTCGCCCGCGTCTGGCTCAACCGCCCCTGGAAGAAGAACTGCGTGACGGTGCCGATCCTGGACCGGCTCGACGAGATCATCACCGAGGTCGACGAGGACCCGGAGCTGCGGGTCCTGGTGTTCCGCGGCCGCGGCGGCACCTTCTGCTCGGGCTTCGACCTGGACAGCCTGAAGGCGGACTTCGTCGGCAAGTCGAACGCGATCGACGTCGCGGTCAAGTCGGCCAAGGTGTGCGACCGGCTGTACTCGATGAAGACCCCCTCGGTCGCGGTCCTGGAGGGCTACGTCACCGCCGGCGGCTTCGAGATCATGATCTCCTGCGACTTCGCGATCGCGGCGGACGACGCCAAGATCGGCGACTTCCACATCCGTCGCGCACTGTTCGGCGGGGCCGGCCCGATCTACCGGGTGCCGCGCATGATCGGCATCCGCAAGACCAAGGAGCTGATGCTCACCGGCAAGTTGCTCTCCGGCGTCGAGGCCACCGAGTTCGGCCTCATCAACGACCACGCGCCGACCGAGCAACTGGACGAGAGGGTCGAGGAGTTCATCTCCCACCTCACCGACAAGAGCCCGTTCACCATGTGGCTCACCAAGATGACCATCGACCGCAGCCTGGACGCCGACACGCAGTCGCTGATGGTCATGGAGCACCTCGCCGTGGGCGTGGCGCTCAACTCCGAGGACGCCGCCGAGGGTGTGTCGGCGTTCCTGGAGAAGCGCGACCCGAAGTGGCAGGGGCGCTGA
- a CDS encoding Zn-ribbon domain-containing OB-fold protein, whose protein sequence is MTTDPRSPATGLQGARCSGCSVAVYPADDTCPRCGGPAESAALSGAGTLWTWTVQRYAPKSPPYQEPHGGFAPFAVGYVELAEGVRVAAVLDVDDLDTVRIGMPLTVTAGGGVPRARPVQEEA, encoded by the coding sequence ATGACCACGGATCCGCGGAGTCCGGCCACCGGGCTCCAGGGCGCACGCTGCTCGGGCTGCTCGGTGGCGGTCTACCCCGCGGACGACACGTGCCCGCGCTGCGGAGGGCCGGCCGAGTCGGCGGCCCTGTCCGGCGCGGGCACCCTGTGGACGTGGACGGTGCAGCGCTACGCCCCCAAGTCGCCCCCGTACCAGGAACCGCACGGCGGGTTCGCGCCGTTCGCGGTCGGCTACGTCGAGCTGGCAGAAGGTGTCCGGGTGGCCGCCGTGCTCGACGTCGACGACCTCGACACCGTCCGGATCGGGATGCCGCTCACCGTGACCGCGGGCGGCGGCGTCCCCCGGGCCAGGCCCGTACAGGAGGAAGCATGA
- a CDS encoding thiolase family protein has translation MSSDVLICGAGRTPFGRSEASGRQLAVSAVRAALADAGIEWSRVRAAFGGSDSAGLADTLVAQLGLTGLPFVNVKNGCATGGSALISAVNAIRSGMADVVLAVGFDKHPRGAFDPRPEDWGLGVEYGSDGLMVTTQFFGMKIQRYMYEHGITPQTLALVAEKAYRNGARTAEAWRRKPVTAAEILDSGMVSDPLTRFMFCSPGAGAAALVLCSPEIARTLDGPSVTLRSAAVRTRRFGSFEVFSPSIPGGDLTSVSRDAAAAAFAEAGIGPGEVDVCQLQDTESGAEVMHMAECGFCEDGEQERLVASGATEIGGSLPVNTDGGCIANGEPIGASGLRQVYEVVQQLRGRAGERQVPGTPRVGFTHVYGAPGVSACTVLAR, from the coding sequence ATGAGCAGCGACGTCCTGATCTGCGGAGCCGGGCGTACCCCGTTCGGCCGGTCCGAAGCGAGCGGAAGGCAACTGGCTGTCAGCGCGGTGCGCGCCGCGCTGGCGGACGCCGGGATCGAGTGGTCGCGGGTGCGGGCCGCGTTCGGCGGCAGCGACAGCGCCGGACTCGCCGACACCCTGGTGGCTCAACTCGGTCTGACCGGGCTGCCGTTCGTGAACGTCAAGAACGGCTGCGCGACCGGCGGCAGCGCGCTGATCTCCGCCGTCAACGCGATCCGCTCGGGCATGGCGGACGTCGTCCTCGCCGTCGGCTTCGACAAGCACCCGCGCGGTGCCTTCGACCCCCGCCCCGAGGACTGGGGCCTGGGCGTGGAGTACGGCAGCGACGGGCTCATGGTCACCACGCAGTTCTTCGGCATGAAGATCCAGCGCTACATGTACGAGCACGGCATCACGCCGCAGACCCTGGCACTGGTCGCCGAGAAGGCGTACCGCAACGGGGCCCGCACCGCCGAGGCCTGGCGCCGCAAGCCGGTGACCGCCGCGGAGATCCTGGACTCCGGCATGGTCAGCGACCCGCTCACCCGCTTCATGTTCTGCTCCCCGGGAGCGGGCGCCGCCGCGCTGGTGCTCTGCTCGCCCGAGATCGCCCGCACCCTGGACGGCCCGTCGGTCACCCTGCGATCGGCGGCCGTACGGACCCGGCGCTTCGGCTCGTTCGAGGTGTTCAGCCCGTCGATCCCCGGAGGCGACTTGACCAGCGTCAGCCGGGATGCAGCGGCCGCCGCCTTCGCGGAGGCGGGGATCGGCCCCGGCGAGGTCGACGTCTGTCAGCTCCAGGACACCGAGAGCGGCGCCGAGGTCATGCACATGGCCGAGTGCGGGTTCTGCGAGGACGGCGAGCAGGAGCGGCTGGTCGCCTCCGGTGCCACGGAGATCGGCGGTTCGCTGCCGGTCAACACCGACGGCGGCTGCATCGCCAACGGTGAACCCATAGGAGCCTCCGGACTGCGTCAGGTCTACGAGGTCGTCCAGCAACTGCGCGGCCGGGCCGGTGAACGCCAGGTCCCCGGCACACCCAGGGTCGGCTTCACCCATGTGTACGGCGCCCCGGGCGTGAGCGCGTGCACGGTCCTGGCCCGCTGA
- a CDS encoding acyl-CoA dehydrogenase family protein, which translates to MSGIPEPEEFRAEARQWLATVARPRAADGAWGSGSDSVAVFENWTEEQEREHTARTQDWERTRHDQGWGALNWQATYGGRDLPAYYEQLYRSEEAAFDVPHRTEIFPVTQQLVASAIGIWGTEEQKTRWLRPMLRTDELACQLFSETEAGSDLAAVRTKAVRDGDRWVLDGHKVWTSGARVATWGVAVCRTDPEVRKHAGITVFLVRMDAPGVTVRPIQQMTGGASFNEVYLDGVVVPDTDRLGPVGEGWRVTLSVLAAERLDSGNLGLDNADRAMDLARNLPRPLTGAEQQQAADLYVRALVQRLIGLRITGALVAGREPGAEASVGKLYATETMRRTSDLVSELLGPRLVADTGEWGTYAWTEHLLGAPGYSIAGGTDEIQHNILAERVLGLPREPVR; encoded by the coding sequence ATGAGCGGCATCCCGGAACCCGAGGAGTTCCGCGCCGAGGCCCGGCAGTGGCTCGCCACGGTCGCCAGACCGCGCGCCGCCGACGGCGCGTGGGGCAGCGGCTCCGACTCGGTCGCCGTGTTCGAGAACTGGACCGAGGAGCAGGAGCGCGAGCACACCGCCCGCACCCAGGACTGGGAGCGCACGCGCCACGACCAGGGGTGGGGTGCGCTCAACTGGCAGGCGACGTATGGAGGGCGCGACCTGCCGGCGTACTACGAGCAGCTCTACCGCTCCGAGGAAGCGGCCTTCGACGTGCCGCATCGCACCGAGATCTTCCCGGTGACCCAGCAGCTCGTCGCCTCCGCGATCGGCATCTGGGGCACCGAGGAGCAGAAGACTCGCTGGCTGCGGCCGATGCTGCGCACCGACGAACTGGCCTGCCAGTTGTTCTCGGAGACCGAGGCGGGCTCCGACCTCGCCGCGGTGCGCACCAAGGCGGTCCGCGACGGCGACCGCTGGGTCCTCGACGGCCACAAGGTGTGGACCTCCGGGGCCCGGGTGGCGACCTGGGGCGTCGCGGTGTGCCGCACCGACCCGGAGGTCCGCAAGCACGCGGGTATCACCGTCTTCCTGGTCCGCATGGACGCGCCGGGCGTGACGGTCCGCCCCATCCAGCAGATGACCGGCGGAGCAAGCTTCAACGAGGTCTATCTCGACGGCGTCGTCGTGCCCGACACCGACCGGCTCGGACCGGTCGGCGAGGGCTGGCGGGTCACGCTCAGCGTGCTGGCCGCAGAGCGCCTCGACTCCGGCAACCTCGGTCTCGACAACGCCGACCGCGCGATGGACCTGGCCCGGAACCTGCCCAGACCGCTCACCGGCGCCGAACAGCAGCAAGCCGCCGACCTCTACGTCCGCGCCCTCGTGCAACGCCTCATCGGCCTGCGCATCACCGGCGCCCTCGTCGCCGGACGCGAGCCCGGCGCGGAGGCCTCGGTCGGGAAGCTGTACGCGACCGAGACGATGCGGCGCACCAGCGACCTGGTGTCGGAGCTGCTCGGACCGAGGCTCGTCGCGGACACGGGGGAGTGGGGCACGTACGCCTGGACGGAGCACCTGCTCGGCGCGCCGGGCTACAGCATCGCGGGCGGCACCGACGAGATCCAGCACAACATCCTCGCCGAGCGCGTGCTCGGCCTGCCCAGGGAGCCGGTCCGATGA
- a CDS encoding phosphotransferase family protein, producing MSTSTQVVELAVRVGDRLARRHPGASIGELKTLPGGHSGLTYSIGAGNVKYVVKAVPPGQRPVGRNDVLRQARVLAALAGTDVPVPGVAAVDEAQPAWFAMDFAAGEAVEPVLDEPELSAALARARMLEIASVLGRLHATDIRAPGLDAPQPLDAAGELERWSRTLHAVPAELRPGGEELLKRLADDVPDDLPPVLLHGDFRLGNVLCVGERVAAVVDWEIWSVGDPRIDLGWFLLFADHRNFPQLGRAVPGLPTEAELLDAYGDGGPGLPDMDWFRALGRMKMAAIMGHNLRRHREGKHHDPDQERLPPTIAAMIRTALDILG from the coding sequence ATGAGTACGTCGACGCAGGTGGTGGAGCTGGCCGTCCGGGTCGGTGACCGGCTCGCGCGCAGGCATCCGGGAGCATCGATCGGCGAGTTGAAGACGCTGCCGGGCGGCCACTCCGGGCTGACGTACTCGATCGGTGCGGGGAACGTGAAGTACGTCGTCAAGGCGGTGCCACCGGGGCAGCGGCCGGTCGGGCGCAATGATGTCCTGCGCCAGGCGCGGGTGTTGGCCGCGCTCGCCGGGACCGATGTTCCGGTGCCGGGTGTCGCAGCCGTCGACGAGGCGCAACCCGCCTGGTTCGCCATGGACTTCGCCGCCGGGGAGGCCGTCGAGCCCGTACTCGACGAGCCGGAGCTGTCCGCGGCCCTCGCGCGGGCGCGGATGCTGGAGATCGCCTCCGTGCTGGGGCGGCTGCACGCCACCGACATCCGCGCACCCGGCCTCGACGCCCCGCAACCGCTCGATGCAGCTGGTGAGTTGGAGCGCTGGAGCCGCACTCTGCACGCCGTACCGGCCGAACTGCGGCCGGGTGGTGAAGAGCTGCTGAAGCGCCTCGCCGACGACGTTCCCGACGATCTCCCGCCGGTCCTCCTGCACGGCGACTTCCGGCTCGGCAACGTGCTGTGCGTCGGCGAGCGGGTGGCGGCGGTCGTCGACTGGGAGATCTGGAGCGTCGGCGACCCGCGCATCGACCTCGGCTGGTTCCTGCTCTTCGCCGACCACCGCAACTTCCCGCAGCTGGGGCGCGCCGTGCCTGGCCTGCCCACCGAGGCCGAACTCCTCGACGCGTACGGCGACGGGGGCCCCGGCCTTCCCGACATGGACTGGTTCCGGGCCCTGGGCCGCATGAAGATGGCCGCGATCATGGGCCACAACCTGCGCCGGCACCGCGAGGGCAAACACCACGATCCGGACCAGGAACGGCTGCCGCCCACCATCGCCGCGATGATCCGCACGGCGCTCGACATCCTCGGCTGA
- a CDS encoding acyl-CoA dehydrogenase family protein: protein MDFGYSPRASELQDRMRSFMEQHVIPAEPVYDRQLAEADDPHALPPVMTELKEKARAEGLWNLFMAHGDRGAGLTNLEYAPLAELMGRSIIGNEVFNCSAPDTGNMELLALYGTPEQQQRWLQPLLEAEIRSCFAMTEPEVASSDARNIRTRITRDGDSYVVNGRKWYTSGILDPDCKLIILMGKTDPGAPTYRQQSMLLIPRDTPGVTVVRDLPMFGYTDRCGHGEVLFENVRVPVENVLGGEGEGFALAQGRLGPGRMHYAMRAVGFAERALQLMCERATERVAFGGPLAERGVVREWIARSRIEIEQLRLLVLKSAWLMDTVGNAAARMEVAAIKVAALEVAHKVVDRAVQTHGAAGVSDDTVLARLFSITRALKIADGPDEVHLRTVARQELAPYKKKSDMKAGAA, encoded by the coding sequence GTGGACTTCGGGTACTCGCCACGGGCGAGCGAACTCCAGGACCGTATGCGGTCGTTCATGGAGCAGCACGTCATCCCCGCAGAGCCCGTCTACGACCGGCAGCTGGCCGAGGCGGACGACCCGCACGCGCTGCCACCGGTCATGACCGAGCTCAAGGAGAAGGCGCGGGCCGAAGGCCTGTGGAACCTCTTCATGGCGCACGGCGACCGGGGCGCTGGCCTCACCAACCTCGAATACGCGCCGCTCGCCGAACTCATGGGCCGCTCCATCATCGGCAACGAGGTGTTCAACTGCTCAGCGCCCGACACCGGCAACATGGAACTCCTCGCGCTGTACGGCACGCCCGAGCAGCAACAGCGTTGGCTGCAACCCCTGTTGGAAGCAGAGATCCGTTCCTGCTTCGCCATGACCGAGCCCGAGGTCGCGAGCTCCGACGCCCGCAACATCCGTACCCGTATCACCCGCGATGGCGACAGCTACGTCGTCAACGGCCGCAAGTGGTACACCTCCGGGATCCTCGACCCCGACTGCAAGCTGATCATCCTGATGGGCAAGACCGACCCGGGCGCGCCCACTTACCGGCAGCAGAGCATGCTGCTCATCCCGCGCGACACCCCCGGCGTCACCGTCGTGCGCGACCTGCCGATGTTCGGCTACACCGACCGGTGCGGGCACGGCGAAGTGCTCTTCGAGAACGTCCGCGTGCCCGTCGAGAACGTCCTTGGCGGCGAGGGAGAAGGCTTCGCGCTCGCCCAGGGGCGTCTCGGCCCGGGTCGTATGCACTACGCGATGCGGGCCGTCGGATTCGCCGAGCGCGCACTGCAGTTGATGTGCGAGCGCGCCACCGAACGCGTCGCCTTCGGCGGGCCCCTCGCCGAGCGGGGCGTGGTGCGCGAGTGGATCGCCCGCAGCCGCATCGAGATCGAGCAACTGCGGCTGCTCGTCCTCAAGTCGGCCTGGCTGATGGACACAGTGGGCAATGCTGCCGCGCGGATGGAGGTCGCCGCGATCAAGGTGGCCGCGCTGGAGGTCGCCCACAAGGTCGTGGACAGGGCGGTCCAGACGCACGGCGCGGCCGGGGTCAGCGACGACACCGTGCTGGCCCGACTGTTCTCCATCACGCGCGCGCTGAAGATCGCCGACGGCCCCGACGAGGTGCATCTGCGGACCGTCGCCCGCCAGGAACTCGCCCCTTACAAGAAGAAGTCCGACATGAAGGCAGGAGCAGCGTGA
- a CDS encoding SDR family oxidoreductase encodes MSANTLDGKVAVITGGSRGIGLGIATAYRAAGAHVVIAARKAAGLAEAREELLRVKGDGDLHTVVANAGEPDQAEACVEETMARFGRLDILVNNAATNPYHGDLLDLDLPRAEKTVRVNQYGMIAWTRCAWRAWMAEHGGAVVNIASVGGLIVDPHIGYYNATKAAMLHMTRQLAYELGPRARVNAIAPGLIKTELARAVWEVREPVLTAKLPMRRLGTVEDVANAALFLASDASSWMTGQTLVLDGGATALPIGVDE; translated from the coding sequence GTGAGTGCCAACACCCTCGACGGCAAGGTGGCCGTCATCACCGGCGGATCCCGCGGCATCGGCCTCGGCATCGCCACCGCCTACCGGGCGGCCGGCGCACACGTGGTGATCGCCGCCCGCAAGGCCGCCGGACTTGCCGAGGCGCGCGAGGAGTTGCTGCGCGTCAAGGGCGACGGTGACCTGCACACGGTCGTCGCCAACGCGGGCGAACCCGACCAGGCCGAGGCCTGCGTCGAGGAGACCATGGCCCGCTTCGGCCGGCTCGACATCCTCGTCAACAACGCGGCGACGAATCCCTACCACGGCGATCTCCTCGACCTGGACCTGCCGCGCGCGGAGAAGACCGTCCGCGTCAACCAGTACGGGATGATCGCCTGGACCCGCTGCGCCTGGCGGGCCTGGATGGCCGAGCACGGGGGAGCGGTCGTCAACATCGCCTCCGTGGGCGGCCTGATCGTCGACCCGCACATCGGCTACTACAACGCCACCAAGGCCGCCATGCTCCACATGACCCGGCAGCTGGCCTACGAACTCGGTCCGCGCGCCCGGGTCAACGCCATCGCCCCGGGCCTCATCAAGACCGAACTGGCCCGCGCTGTATGGGAAGTTCGCGAGCCCGTCCTCACCGCCAAGCTGCCGATGCGGCGCCTCGGCACGGTGGAGGACGTGGCGAACGCGGCCCTCTTCCTCGCCTCCGACGCCTCCTCCTGGATGACCGGCCAGACCCTGGTCCTCGACGGCGGCGCGACCGCCCTGCCCATCGGGGTGGACGAGTGA